In one Lycorma delicatula isolate Av1 chromosome 5, ASM4794821v1, whole genome shotgun sequence genomic region, the following are encoded:
- the LOC142324954 gene encoding aldo-keto reductase 1B-like yields the protein MGSKVPFVKFSNGIEFPALGLGTWKSKPGEVTQAVKYALDAGYRHIDCAHVYQNEKEVGEGIATKIKEGVVKREDIYITSKLWNTFHRKDLVVPALKQTLSDLELEYLDLYLIHWPMGYKEGGDLFPKDENDKILYSTTDYIDTWKELEKCVKDGLIKSIGLSNFNSQQIEKILSIAEIKPVVIQVECHPYLNQRKLQEFCNSKGIILTAYSPLGSPDRPWAKPEDPQLLDDPNLKNVAEKYSKTPAQVLIKYQVQRGNIVIPKSVTKSRIESNINIFDFELSEEDIKYIDSFDCNGRVLHLDWVKDHKDYPFSNEF from the exons TCTAAGCCTGGTGAAGTAACACAAGCTGTTAAATATGCCTTAGATGCCGGTTATCGCCATATTGATTGTGCTCATGTTTATCAAAATGAGAAAGAAGTTGGAGAAGGTATTGCTACAAAAATTAAGGAAGGTGTTGTAAAAAGAgaagatatttatattactagTAAG ttatggAATACATTCCACAGAAAGGATCTTGTGGTTCCTGccttaaaacaaacattaagtGACCTTGAATTGGAATACTTAGATTTATATCTTATACATTGGCCTATGGGATATAAA GAAGGTGGTGATCTTTTCCCTAAAGATGAAAATGATAAGATATTGTATAGTACAACAGATTATATTGACACATGGAAAGAGCTGGAAAAGTGTGTTAAGGATGGTCTTATCAAGTCTATTggattatcaaattttaatagcCAGCAGATTGAGAAAATATTAAGTATAGCAGAAATCAAACCTGTTGTCATTCag GTTGAATGTCATCCATACTTGAATCAAAGAAAATTACAAGAGTTTTGCAATTCAAAGGGAATCATTTTGACAGCATACAGCCCGCTTGGTTCACCTGATCGTCCATGGGCCAAACCTGAAGATCCTCAACTTTTAGATGATCCTAACCTTAAAAATGTtgctgaaaaatattcaaaaactccAGCTCAGGTGCTAATCAAATATcag GTACAACGAGGAAATATTGTTATACCGAAATCAGTAACTAAGTCACGTATTGAGAGCAACATTAACATATTTGATTTTGAACTTAGTGAAGAAGATATTAAGTATATTGATagttttgattgcaatggacgtGTTCTCCATTTGGACTg ggtTAAGGATCATAAGGATTATCCTTTCAGCAATgaattttaa